A genomic region of Nerophis lumbriciformis linkage group LG28, RoL_Nlum_v2.1, whole genome shotgun sequence contains the following coding sequences:
- the LOC133571075 gene encoding tubulin alpha-1A chain-like, whose product MRECISIHVGQAGAQIGNACWELYCLEHGIQPDGQMPSDKTIGGGDDSFNTFFSETGAGKHVPRAVFVDLEPTVIDEVRTGTYRQLFHPEQLITGKEDAANNYARGHYTIGKEIIDLVLDRVRKLADQCTGLQGFLIFHSFGGGTGSGFTSLLMERLSVDYGKKSKLEFAIYPAPQVSTAVVEPYNSILTTHTTLEHSDCAFMVDNEAIYDICRRNLDIERPTYTNLNRLIGQIVSSITASLRFDGALNVDLTEFQTNLVPYPRIHFPLATYAPVISAEKAYHEQLSVPEITNACFEPANQMVKCDPRHGKYMACCLLYRGDVVPKDVNSAIATIKTKRTIQFVDWCPTGFKVGINYQPPTVVPGGDLAKVQRAVCMLSNTTAIAEAWARLDHKFDLMYAKRAFVHWYVGEGMEEGEFSEAREDMAALEKDYEEVGTDTVGDDGEEEGEEY is encoded by the exons ATG CGTGAATGCATCTCCATCCACGTTGGCCAGGCAGGAGCCCAGATCGGCAATGCATGCTGGGAACTGTACTGTCTTGAGCACGGCATCCAGCCAGATGGTCAGATGCCAAGTGACAAGACCATCGGAGGAGGAGATGACTCCTTCAACACCTTCTTCAGTGAGACTGGAGCTGGCAAACATGTCCCGAGAGCAGTCTTTGTGGACCTTGAGCCCACGGTCATTG ATGAAGTGCGTACTGGAACCTACCGCCAGCTCTTCCATCCTGAGCAGCTGATCACAGGAAAAGAGGATGCTGCCAACAACTACGCCCGTGGTCACTACACTATTGGCAAGGAAATCATTGACCTGGTTCTGGACCGAGTTCGCAAACTG GCTGATCAATGCACTGGCCTCCAAGGTTTTcttatcttccactcctttggaGGAGGAACCGGTTCTGGTTTCACCTCTCTGCTGATGGAACGTCTCTCAGTGGATTATGGCAAGAAGTCCAAGCTGGAGTTTGCCATCTATCCGGCTCCTCAGGTGTCTACTGCTGTGGTGGAGCCGTACAACTCTATCCTGACCACGCACACTACCCTTGAGCACTCTGATTGTGCCTTCATGGTGGACAACGAAGCCATTTATGACATATGCAGGAGAAACCTGGACATCGAGCGGCCCACCTACACCAACCTTAACAGGCTTATTGGTCAAATTGTCTCTTCAATCACGGCCTCGCTTCGCTTTGACGGCGCTTTGAATGTGGATTTGACAGAGTTCCAGACCAACCTGGTGCCCTACCCACGCATCCACTTTCCTCTGGCGACCTACGCCCCCGTCATCTCAGCAGAGAAAGCGTACCATGAGCAGCTGTCTGTGCCTGAGATCACTAACGCTTGCTTCGAGCCAGCCAACCAGATGGTAAAATGCGACCCTCGCCACGGCAAGTACATGGCGTGCTGCCTGCTGTACCGCGGCGACGTGGTGCCTAAAGATGTCAACTCTGCCATCGCCACCATTAAAACCAAACGTACCATCCAATTTGTGGACTGGTGTCCCACTGGCTTTAAGGTGGGAATAAACTACCAGCCCCCCACTGTGGTTCCTGGAGGAGATTTGGCCAAGGTCCAGAGGGCCGTGTGCATGCTGAGCAACACCACCGCCATTGCTGAGGCGTGGGCCCGACTGGACCACAAGTTTGACCTGATGTACGCCAAGAGGGCCTTCGTGCACTGGTACGTCGGTGAAGGAATGGAGGAGGGAGAGTTCTCTGAGGCCAGAGAAGACATGGCCGCCCTGGAGAAGGACTACGAGGAGGTGGGCACGGACACCGTTGGAGATGATGGCGAGGAAGAAGGGGAGGAGTATTAA